TCTAACTTTACCTTACCTCTATAGCATATCTTGCTGTGGCTGCCACTTGATTGCCTCTGCCATAATTTAATACTATAGTGTCTCTTCCCATTTTAACTGCTTTTATTACCCATATGTCTCTTCCAGGTGTTCCTGGTATAAGTGGTGCTGGTGGCAAATAAAAATGCCTATCAACTGTATAAATTCCTTTGTTATTAGGTATTAATCTCCATGAATATCCTGTTGATGCAGTATTACTTTCTAAAATAATCCATCCCTTTTGTCCTACCTTTAATACATTTAGTCTATTTGGCACAAGCAGTACTTCATTATATTGTGCTCTTTCATTACGCATTTTCTCAATATACGGACAAACCATGTTTCTTCTCCATTTTTTCATATAACTTTCTATATTATTATATTAAAAATCCTAATTTATGTGATTCCATTATATATATTGCCCCACTACATCCTTTATTCTCTTCAATTGAATTTTTAAGGACTCTCTAATATAATCTTCAGTTTCACCCTTTATTCCTGCATATTCTAACGTTACAATTTTAGGTGTTGCAAATTTCAAAACCCATTCAAGCATTTCATAATCTATTTTTTCCATAGATTGATGAGTATCCATGGGAAATCCATTTTTATCATAGCCTGAACCGTTAACATGAATTTCACGTACACGGTTAAGTGGAAGTTCTTTCAAGTATTCTTTAATATCTATCCCATGATACTCTGCCGCTATTTTCGCATGGCTTATATCAAGCAAAAAATCCACATCATTTTCCAAAAATAATCTAGTAAGCTTCTCTGGTTGAAAATATGGATAACAATTAAATATAGTATGTTCTGTAGGGCAGTCTGGAACATTTTCTAATAAAAGTGGAACATTTATATTAGTTTTAAAAATTTGAATCTGCTTACACATATGCTTATGTATATCTTCTTCATTCATGCCCTCAAGCATATCTGATTTTTTTATCTCAATGTGTATACCAAAATGCGGAGACTGGCACTTATCAAAAAGCTTATTAGCGCGCTTAAAATCTATAACATAACTATCCTTCATTCCTGTACGCTCGAAATTTCCAAGACCATGAACTAGAATTGGCTTAAAAGAGCGCATGATAGAATACTCCTCATCAAAATCTCCATAAGCTCCTGCTTTTATATAATCTACTTCTATCTCTTCTTTTTCTAAAAGAAATTTTAAGTGTTTTGAAAAATTACATCCAATAAGCATATTGCATCTCCTTTAAGTATCTTTTCACTATGGCTTACTCTACTACAATTGAATAAGCAACATTTTTTATAGGTTTTTTATCAAAGCTCCTAGCATAATTTAAACTTACTACAGTCTCTCCCTTATCAGTTGCCTTTAAAATCCATATTGCTTTACCTTTAGTTCCTACCGACTCTGTTCTCGAAGGTAAAAAGAAACTTTCTTGAACCCTGTATATACCTGAATCCTCAAAATTAAGATTCCAATTATAACCTGTTGAGGGATTTTCATCCAATATAATCCAAACTTCTTCCCCAAGCTTAATTTTGTTAATACCAGTAGTTATAAGCAGTATTCCATAATCCTTACTATTCATCGCTCTTCCCCCATCTAATAATACAGTTTACGAAAGCCTTTAACACCGTCTTTAAATCCAAGTCTTTCATAGAATTTATGTGCTCCCTCTCTAAAATCCGAGGATACAAGAATTGCATAAGCACAATTTTTTTCTTTTGCGAACTCGTCCATCTTCTCCATTAACTTCCTTCCTACTCCTTTTCCTCTAATCTTCTCTTTTACTATTACAGCTTCAATTACCAAGAAAGATTCTAATAAGCTCTTACAACGTATCCCCAGCATTGAACCTAAAATTTCATTTTCTTCCTTGGCTACAAGTAAAATATAGTTTTCATTTGCTGTTATTTCTTTATATACTCCAGCTGATTTTTCATATTCAATTTCAAAAGGCATAAGTTCTTTATACAATTCTAAGAGTTCCATAATATCCTGAAACTTTAATTTCTCTATAATCAAAATATAACATCCCCTTTGTATTATCTTATTTATTATTAATACATACATTATACTTCAATTGAACCTTTTTACAATAAAATGCCTCAAATTATAATATAAATTTCATTATTGATTTAATTCTTTATCGCAGTAATTGCCTTATATATATTTCATACTCAAAATTACATTTTTCCTAAATTATATAGAGAATTTATATGTAGTAGAAGTTTTCATTCTTATTAGTTTCTAAAGATAAGCTCTCTTGGAAGCTTATATACAAATAGCCTCCATTAATTATATATTATTACTTAGATTATATATTATTACTCCATTTCCATTATTGTATAGTAAAGCGTAGTTTAAAAATATCGATACATTAACGTAGCTAAAAATCATGTTGTATATTGTAAAATAAGTCCAAAGCAACTTGATTTTCGGTAGTCAATAGGTTTAATTACAACAAATAATATACTAGGAGGTAATAAATTTTGATACAATTGTTTAAAAATTTAAAGGTAATTCATAAATTAATTTTGTGTTTTGGGATGATAATTATAGTTATCATAATAAATGCAATCATGAGTTATCAAAAGATGACGGAGGTTAACGCTAATCTAAATACTATATATTCTAAAAGCTTGACGAAATTGTCAATGATACAAGATATCAGAGCTCATATGGCTGATTTAACTTCTGGATCTCTTATTTTAGTTAATCCTGATAAAAAAGCAGTTGTTGATAAAACCATTTCAGATATGAATGGTTTAATAGAAAAAGATAATGACCTTACCCAAAAATATGAAGTGCTAATTAATGATGAAAAAGATAGAGCTATATTTACTCAATATTCAGCAAATCTTAATGATTACAATAATGCAAAAGATAAATTTTTTGAAACAGCAAAAAACGGAGATTACAATGCTATTAAAAATCAATTTGCTATTTTTGATGGGTATAGAGCTAAAATAAATGATTTACTTGATGAAGAAATAGCATATAATCAAAAAATCGCAAACTTAAAATATGAAGATAGCCAAATAAAATATAAGAAAGCCACTCTAATTACAGTGATACTTGCCATAGTTGCTATTGGTTTAAGTATTATATTTTCATACTTACTAATAAAAAATATCGATGATGCATTAAAGAGAATTAAGCAATTTGCTGGAAGAATTGCAAAATTCGATTTTTCAAACAATATAAACATATTAGGTAAAGATGAATTTGGAGAAACATCAGTATCACTAAATGAAGCACAAAGTAATGTAGTTAATTTGTTAAAAAACATAAGTGATAGTTCAGATGAATTGAAGTCAGATAGTGAAGATTTATCTTTAACATCAAATGAACTTATGTCAAAAATGGAGGACATGAATACTGCCTGCAAGACTATCAAGATAGCTATAGAAGAAAATAGTGCTGCTTCAGAAGAAATAACTGCATCTATTGAAGAGATAAATTCGGCAGTAAACGAATTAGCTCAAAGGGCATTAACTGCAAGAAATGTAGCAAGTAAAGCCAAAAGTAATGCTGAAAATGTTCAAGAAAAAGGAAAAATTGCAGCAAATACTACAGAAAATTTATATAAAGAAAAAAAGGAAGCGATACTTAAAGCTATTGAGGAGGGCAAAATAGTTAATAAAATAAAAGATATGGCTTCCGCTATTGAAAGTATAGCAGATCAAACAAATTTACTTGCACTAAATGCAGCTATTGAGGCAGCAAGAGCAGGAGAAAACGGTAAAGGTTTTGCAGTTGTAGCAAATG
The Clostridium felsineum DSM 794 DNA segment above includes these coding regions:
- a CDS encoding multinuclear nonheme iron-dependent oxidase — its product is MLIGCNFSKHLKFLLEKEEIEVDYIKAGAYGDFDEEYSIMRSFKPILVHGLGNFERTGMKDSYVIDFKRANKLFDKCQSPHFGIHIEIKKSDMLEGMNEEDIHKHMCKQIQIFKTNINVPLLLENVPDCPTEHTIFNCYPYFQPEKLTRLFLENDVDFLLDISHAKIAAEYHGIDIKEYLKELPLNRVREIHVNGSGYDKNGFPMDTHQSMEKIDYEMLEWVLKFATPKIVTLEYAGIKGETEDYIRESLKIQLKRIKDVVGQYI
- a CDS encoding methyl-accepting chemotaxis protein; the protein is MIQLFKNLKVIHKLILCFGMIIIVIIINAIMSYQKMTEVNANLNTIYSKSLTKLSMIQDIRAHMADLTSGSLILVNPDKKAVVDKTISDMNGLIEKDNDLTQKYEVLINDEKDRAIFTQYSANLNDYNNAKDKFFETAKNGDYNAIKNQFAIFDGYRAKINDLLDEEIAYNQKIANLKYEDSQIKYKKATLITVILAIVAIGLSIIFSYLLIKNIDDALKRIKQFAGRIAKFDFSNNINILGKDEFGETSVSLNEAQSNVVNLLKNISDSSDELKSDSEDLSLTSNELMSKMEDMNTACKTIKIAIEENSAASEEITASIEEINSAVNELAQRALTARNVASKAKSNAENVQEKGKIAANTTENLYKEKKEAILKAIEEGKIVNKIKDMASAIESIADQTNLLALNAAIEAARAGENGKGFAVVANEVRELAEQSKTAVNDINENIWKIDKAFDNISSGSNDILVFMNEKVIPEFNGFVEGGHQYYMDADYINKLSEELASTLGEFSATIGQISEATQNVALNEQKSSEKVEVVDNIVKDTTGMAVTVSNTSQNQEGLAQGLHGLVGKFKIDI
- a CDS encoding protease inhibitor I42 family protein, which produces MKKWRRNMVCPYIEKMRNERAQYNEVLLVPNRLNVLKVGQKGWIILESNTASTGYSWRLIPNNKGIYTVDRHFYLPPAPLIPGTPGRDIWVIKAVKMGRDTIVLNYGRGNQVAATARYAIEVR
- a CDS encoding GNAT family N-acetyltransferase, whose translation is MIIEKLKFQDIMELLELYKELMPFEIEYEKSAGVYKEITANENYILLVAKEENEILGSMLGIRCKSLLESFLVIEAVIVKEKIRGKGVGRKLMEKMDEFAKEKNCAYAILVSSDFREGAHKFYERLGFKDGVKGFRKLYY
- a CDS encoding protease inhibitor I42 family protein, which codes for MNSKDYGILLITTGINKIKLGEEVWIILDENPSTGYNWNLNFEDSGIYRVQESFFLPSRTESVGTKGKAIWILKATDKGETVVSLNYARSFDKKPIKNVAYSIVVE